A window of the Hypnocyclicus thermotrophus genome harbors these coding sequences:
- the rpsO gene encoding 30S ribosomal protein S15: protein MLANKKDLVKKFGKSEKDTGSTEVQVAILTDRINHLTEHLKVHKKDHHSRLGLLKMVGKRRRLLNYLKSKDIEGYRNLIKELGIRK, encoded by the coding sequence ATGTTGGCAAACAAAAAAGATTTAGTAAAAAAATTTGGTAAAAGTGAAAAAGATACTGGTTCTACAGAAGTTCAAGTAGCTATCTTAACAGATAGAATTAATCATTTAACTGAACATTTAAAAGTTCATAAAAAAGATCATCATTCAAGATTAGGTCTTTTAAAAATGGTTGGTAAAAGAAGAAGATTATTAAATTACTTAAAATCTAAAGATATCGAAGGATATAGAAATTTAATAAAAGAATTAGGAATAAGAAAATAA